A genomic segment from Pseudomonas mendocina encodes:
- a CDS encoding sulfurtransferase, which yields MSLAQLISAPHLQQRLGQENLLVLDCRFALEDPAYGRRSYLDGHIPGAHFLDLEQDLSAPVIKGVTGRHPLPDPSSLVERLRSCGLRADSQVVLYDDGPGAYAARAWWLLLWLGKRDGLYLLDGGLKAWREADQELTIAPPENTPGDFSAQPDSDLLLSAEQLALRLGNPDLTLLDARALPRFRGEVEPLDPVAGHIPGAQCAAFTDNLDADGRFLPAPVLRERFDKLRGDRPVENLVAYCGSGVTACHNLFAMSLAGYPLAPLYAGSWSEWITDPSHPIATGD from the coding sequence ATGTCACTCGCTCAACTGATCAGCGCGCCACACCTGCAGCAACGCCTGGGGCAGGAGAACCTGCTGGTACTCGACTGCCGCTTTGCCCTCGAAGACCCGGCCTATGGCCGCCGCAGCTACCTCGACGGGCATATCCCCGGCGCTCACTTCCTCGACCTCGAACAGGACCTGTCCGCCCCGGTGATCAAGGGCGTAACCGGTCGTCACCCGCTACCAGACCCAAGCTCACTGGTCGAACGCCTGCGCAGCTGCGGCCTGCGCGCGGACAGCCAGGTGGTGCTGTACGATGATGGCCCCGGCGCCTACGCGGCGCGGGCATGGTGGCTGCTGTTGTGGCTGGGCAAGCGCGACGGCCTTTACCTGCTCGATGGCGGCCTGAAGGCCTGGCGCGAGGCCGACCAGGAGCTGACCATTGCTCCGCCAGAGAACACCCCCGGTGATTTTTCCGCGCAACCCGACAGTGACCTGCTGCTGAGTGCCGAACAACTGGCCCTGCGCCTGGGCAATCCGGATCTCACCTTGCTCGATGCCAGAGCACTGCCGCGCTTTCGTGGCGAAGTGGAGCCACTCGACCCGGTCGCCGGACACATTCCTGGGGCGCAATGCGCAGCCTTCACCGACAACCTCGACGCCGACGGCAGATTCCTGCCCGCACCAGTGCTGCGCGAGCGTTTCGACAAACTACGCGGTGACCGCCCAGTGGAAAACCTGGTGGCCTACTGTGGCTCCGGCGTTACGGCCTGCCACAACCTGTTCGCCATGAGCCTGGCCGGCTATCCGCTGGCCCCGCTGTATGCAGGATCATGGAGCGAATGGATCACCGATCCGTCACACCCGATCGCAACGGGTGACTGA
- a CDS encoding OmpP1/FadL family transporter: MSKRLLKTGLAVAITATSSYGFASGFALNEQSISGMGTSFAGRSSSADDASTVFGNPAGMARLKRDEVYVGAAAIYAKSDISHATANSAFGPVAGSNDGDMVPVTGVPMGYYVKPLDDKVAFGLGIYVPFGLMTDYESGYQGRYYADKSYVRVITVQPTLSYRFNDKLSVGFGPTFNHIEGELSSSLNAGTEDGKVKVKGDDTAVGFNVGVLYEFTPQTRLGMTYHSRVKYELEGDTQVRVGGALAGLAGKYDASLDLTTPESVDLSLTHELDDRWTLYLGSTWTRWSRFKEIRIENETSTLPPPLATIVEEQNWHDTWAHAIGLSYKLNPQWTLRTGVAVDQSPTNNVDRSPRVPSGDRTIFSVGAGWSPNQDMTIDLAYSYLQEESVDVNHASATRGTYRARYKNSAHGLGASLSYRF; this comes from the coding sequence GTGAGCAAACGCCTTCTCAAGACCGGTCTGGCCGTCGCCATCACCGCCACATCCAGCTATGGCTTCGCCAGTGGCTTCGCCCTCAACGAGCAGAGCATTTCCGGCATGGGCACCTCCTTCGCCGGTCGCTCTTCGTCCGCCGACGACGCCAGCACAGTGTTTGGCAACCCCGCAGGCATGGCTCGCCTCAAGCGCGATGAGGTCTATGTCGGTGCCGCGGCCATTTATGCCAAGAGCGATATCAGCCATGCCACGGCCAACTCTGCCTTCGGCCCCGTGGCCGGTAGCAATGACGGCGACATGGTGCCCGTTACCGGTGTTCCCATGGGGTACTACGTCAAGCCGCTGGACGACAAGGTCGCCTTCGGCCTCGGCATTTACGTACCGTTCGGCCTGATGACCGACTACGAAAGCGGCTACCAAGGCCGCTACTACGCCGACAAGAGCTACGTGCGTGTCATTACTGTGCAACCGACGCTCAGCTATCGCTTCAACGACAAGCTGTCGGTAGGCTTCGGTCCCACCTTCAACCATATCGAGGGTGAGCTTTCCTCTTCGCTCAATGCCGGCACAGAGGACGGTAAGGTGAAGGTTAAAGGCGATGATACGGCGGTCGGTTTTAACGTCGGCGTGCTGTACGAATTCACTCCGCAAACCCGTCTAGGTATGACCTACCATTCACGCGTGAAGTACGAGCTCGAGGGCGATACCCAGGTACGGGTCGGTGGTGCACTGGCAGGCCTGGCCGGTAAGTACGATGCCTCGCTCGACCTTACCACTCCCGAATCAGTTGACCTTTCGTTAACCCACGAACTTGATGATCGCTGGACCTTGTACCTCGGCAGTACTTGGACACGCTGGAGTCGCTTCAAGGAAATCCGTATCGAAAACGAAACCTCTACGCTGCCGCCACCACTGGCTACCATCGTCGAGGAACAGAACTGGCACGACACCTGGGCCCATGCGATCGGTCTGTCGTACAAGCTCAATCCGCAGTGGACGCTGCGTACCGGTGTCGCCGTCGACCAGTCGCCAACCAACAACGTCGACCGCTCGCCGCGCGTGCCCTCCGGCGACCGCACCATCTTCAGCGTTGGTGCTGGCTGGAGCCCGAATCAGGACATGACCATCGACCTGGCGTACTCCTACCTGCAGGAGGAATCGGTGGACGTCAACCACGCCAGCGCTACCCGTGGCACCTACCGCGCACGCTACAAGAACAGCGCGCACGGCCTGGGGGCCTCGCTCAGCTACCGCTTCTAA
- the gdhA gene encoding NADP-specific glutamate dehydrogenase, protein MSLSVDSFLARLKQRDPDQPEFHQAVEEVVRSLWPFLEANPRYRDAGILERMVEPERAILFRVPWVDDRGQVHVNRGYRIQMSSAIGPYKGGLRFHPSVNLGVLKFLAFEQVFKNSLTSLPMGGGKGGSDFDPKGKSEGEVMRFCQSFMTELYRHIGADLDVPAGDIGVGGREIGYLFGQYKRLSNQFTSVLTGKGLSYGGSLIRPEATGYGCVYFAQEMLKRIDQGFEDKRVAISGSGNVAQYAAQKVMELGGRVISLSDSEGTLYAESGLSDEQWWYLMDLKNVRRGRLREMAEHYGLQFLAGQRPWDLPCDIALPCATQNELDGENARTLLKNGCICVAEGANMPSTLEAVDLFVEAGICYAPGKASNAGGVATSGLEMSQNAMRLHWSAGEVDERLHGIMQNIHHACVHHGEENGRINYVKGANIAGFVKVADAMLAQGVV, encoded by the coding sequence ATGTCGTTGTCCGTTGATTCTTTCCTGGCGCGCCTGAAACAGCGCGATCCCGACCAGCCAGAATTCCACCAGGCGGTGGAAGAGGTCGTGCGTAGCCTGTGGCCTTTCCTCGAAGCCAATCCGCGCTATCGCGATGCCGGTATTCTCGAGCGCATGGTCGAGCCCGAGCGCGCGATCCTGTTCCGTGTACCCTGGGTCGACGACCGTGGTCAGGTGCACGTCAACCGTGGTTACCGTATCCAGATGAGCAGCGCCATCGGCCCGTACAAGGGTGGCCTGCGTTTCCATCCCTCGGTGAACCTGGGCGTACTCAAGTTCCTGGCTTTCGAACAGGTGTTCAAGAATTCGCTGACCTCGCTGCCCATGGGTGGCGGCAAGGGCGGTTCGGACTTCGATCCCAAGGGCAAGAGCGAGGGCGAAGTGATGCGCTTCTGCCAGTCGTTCATGACCGAGCTGTATCGCCATATCGGTGCCGACCTGGATGTGCCGGCTGGTGACATCGGTGTCGGTGGGCGCGAGATCGGTTACCTGTTCGGCCAGTACAAGCGCCTGTCCAATCAGTTCACCTCGGTGCTGACCGGCAAGGGCCTGAGCTACGGCGGCAGCCTGATCCGCCCGGAAGCCACCGGCTACGGTTGCGTGTATTTCGCCCAGGAGATGCTCAAGCGCATCGACCAGGGCTTCGAAGATAAGCGCGTGGCCATCTCCGGTTCCGGCAACGTTGCCCAGTACGCGGCGCAGAAGGTCATGGAATTGGGCGGCCGGGTGATTTCGCTGTCCGACTCCGAGGGCACTCTCTATGCCGAGAGCGGCCTGAGCGATGAGCAGTGGTGGTACCTGATGGACCTGAAGAACGTGCGCCGTGGCCGTCTGCGTGAAATGGCCGAGCACTACGGTCTGCAGTTCCTCGCCGGCCAGCGCCCCTGGGACCTGCCGTGCGACATCGCGCTGCCCTGCGCGACGCAGAACGAGCTGGACGGCGAAAACGCTCGCACGCTGCTGAAGAATGGCTGCATCTGTGTGGCCGAGGGCGCCAATATGCCCTCGACCCTCGAAGCGGTGGACCTGTTCGTCGAGGCCGGCATCTGCTACGCACCGGGCAAGGCGTCCAACGCCGGCGGTGTGGCCACCAGCGGCCTGGAAATGAGCCAGAACGCCATGCGTCTGCACTGGAGTGCCGGCGAGGTGGACGAGCGTCTGCATGGCATCATGCAGAACATTCACCACGCCTGTGTGCACCATGGTGAAGAGAATGGCCGCATCAACTACGTCAAGGGTGCCAATATAGCCGGCTTCGTCAAGGTCGCCGATGCGATGCTGGCGCAAGGCGTGGTCTGA
- a CDS encoding response regulator transcription factor, with protein sequence MTALCTTLPDNLRLLLVDDHRIFLDGLSLALSPLSQNLQIHTAHSAAEAEQRLRQHGYDLILLDLRLPDEPGIELLQRWLARGESTPVAILSASDSTLEAQAALAAGALGFISKSSDGNALRRAVTRVLLGETLPVPSSPSPLTPRQLEILRLLAEGLPNKVISRQLGLAEDTVKTHLKALFETLAVHTRTACVSAARQRGWL encoded by the coding sequence ATGACTGCCCTCTGCACCACCCTGCCCGACAATCTCCGCCTGCTGCTGGTCGACGACCACCGCATCTTCCTCGATGGCCTTTCCCTGGCCTTGTCACCACTGAGCCAGAACCTGCAGATCCATACCGCGCACAGTGCCGCCGAAGCGGAGCAACGCCTGCGCCAGCATGGCTATGACCTGATCCTGCTCGACCTGCGCCTACCTGACGAACCCGGTATCGAGCTGCTGCAACGCTGGCTGGCACGCGGTGAGAGCACGCCGGTGGCAATCCTCAGTGCCAGCGACTCGACGCTGGAGGCGCAGGCCGCTCTGGCCGCTGGTGCGCTGGGATTCATCTCCAAGAGTTCCGATGGCAATGCCCTGCGCCGGGCTGTGACTCGCGTTCTGCTGGGTGAAACGCTGCCTGTACCGAGTAGCCCATCGCCGCTGACGCCCAGGCAGTTGGAGATTCTTCGACTGCTGGCTGAGGGCCTGCCAAACAAGGTCATCAGCCGCCAATTGGGCTTGGCCGAAGATACGGTGAAGACGCACCTCAAGGCGCTGTTCGAAACCCTGGCCGTGCATACTCGCACCGCCTGCGTCAGCGCCGCCCGACAACGCGGCTGGCTGTGA
- a CDS encoding SMP-30/gluconolactonase/LRE family protein, which produces MLKKLLALLVVLLAAAAGYLALTPSPIDPLPWDAAPAPAMTGVLEPNDTLMKAELLARGQVHGPEDTAVDGQGRVYAGLHDGRIVRVLADDSLETFADTGGRPLGMSFDASGNLIVADAYKGLLSIDPQGAIKVLSTEADGQPFAFTDDLDIASDGTIYFSDASSRFEQPDYLLDLLEARPHGRLLSYDPASGKTHVLLDGLYFANGVALSANEDFVLVNETYRYRITRYWLKGDKAGQHDIFIDNLPGLPDNLQGDRKGTFWVALPTPRKADADFLHRHPWLKAQLAKLPRAMWPKAIPYGFAIALNEKGEIVRSLHDTSGTHLRMVTSVKPVGDYLYFGSLDNDRIGKLQIH; this is translated from the coding sequence ATGCTGAAAAAACTGCTTGCCCTGCTCGTCGTGCTGCTGGCTGCAGCGGCCGGTTACCTCGCCCTTACCCCGAGCCCAATCGATCCGCTGCCCTGGGACGCCGCGCCAGCCCCGGCGATGACTGGCGTACTGGAGCCCAACGACACCCTGATGAAGGCCGAGCTGCTGGCACGCGGCCAGGTTCACGGCCCGGAAGACACTGCCGTCGATGGCCAGGGCCGGGTCTACGCTGGCCTGCATGATGGACGCATAGTGCGCGTTCTGGCAGACGACAGCCTGGAAACCTTCGCCGATACTGGCGGCCGTCCGCTGGGCATGAGCTTCGACGCCAGTGGCAACCTGATCGTCGCCGACGCCTACAAGGGGCTGCTGAGCATCGACCCGCAGGGCGCGATCAAGGTGCTGAGCACCGAGGCGGACGGCCAGCCCTTCGCTTTCACCGATGATCTGGATATTGCCAGTGACGGCACCATCTACTTCAGCGACGCTTCATCACGCTTCGAACAGCCGGACTACCTGCTCGATCTGCTCGAAGCCCGCCCGCATGGACGCCTGCTGAGCTACGACCCGGCCAGCGGCAAAACCCACGTGTTGCTCGATGGCCTGTACTTCGCCAATGGCGTGGCACTCTCGGCGAATGAAGACTTCGTCCTGGTCAACGAGACCTATCGCTATCGCATCACTCGCTACTGGCTCAAGGGCGACAAGGCCGGCCAGCACGACATCTTCATCGACAACCTGCCCGGCCTGCCGGACAACCTGCAGGGCGACCGCAAGGGCACGTTCTGGGTGGCGCTACCGACCCCACGCAAGGCCGACGCCGACTTCCTCCATCGCCACCCTTGGCTCAAGGCGCAACTGGCCAAGCTGCCGCGCGCAATGTGGCCGAAGGCGATCCCTTACGGTTTCGCCATCGCCCTCAACGAGAAAGGCGAGATCGTCCGCAGCCTGCACGACACCAGCGGCACGCACCTGCGCATGGTCACGTCGGTGAAGCCGGTGGGTGATTACCTGTACTTCGGCAGCCTGGACAACGATCGCATCGGCAAACTGCAGATTCACTAA
- a CDS encoding lysophospholipid acyltransferase family protein has protein sequence MLSLQPIAHSANLARRVGVALGSLSVTLYFCLLVIGRAALGRLRREHVDGYTRAWSAVLLRLVRMHMTVHGQCPDFNDGRRYLILCTHSSHYDIPASFVAMPGSIRMLAKSELYRIPFLGRAMRAAEFPSVARHNPQQARRDLLRARQMMESGIVLWAAPEGTRSADGHLQPFKKGCFHLALDTDAMIVPVAIRGIQHVLPARTWRLNLDQPVQLLIGSAIDASRYDRESLATLMADTRQSMEVLLQGAEAPPLAPLEVPVVVENCAR, from the coding sequence ATGCTGAGTCTGCAACCCATCGCGCACAGCGCCAATTTGGCCCGCCGTGTCGGCGTGGCGCTGGGGTCCCTGAGTGTGACGCTATATTTCTGCCTGCTGGTGATTGGCCGTGCCGCCTTGGGGCGACTGCGCCGTGAGCATGTCGATGGTTATACCCGCGCCTGGTCGGCGGTATTACTGCGCCTGGTGCGCATGCATATGACCGTGCACGGCCAGTGCCCGGATTTCAATGATGGCCGGCGTTACCTGATTCTCTGCACGCATTCCAGCCACTACGACATTCCAGCGAGCTTCGTCGCCATGCCCGGGTCGATTCGCATGCTGGCCAAGAGCGAGCTGTATCGCATTCCGTTTCTTGGTCGCGCCATGCGCGCGGCCGAGTTTCCCTCGGTGGCTCGGCACAATCCACAGCAGGCCCGGCGTGATCTGCTGCGTGCCCGTCAGATGATGGAAAGCGGCATCGTGCTGTGGGCTGCGCCGGAGGGGACCCGCTCGGCGGATGGCCACCTACAGCCGTTCAAGAAGGGCTGCTTCCACCTGGCGCTGGACACCGATGCCATGATCGTCCCGGTGGCCATCCGCGGTATTCAGCATGTGCTGCCGGCACGCACCTGGCGCCTGAATCTCGATCAACCGGTGCAATTGCTGATCGGTTCGGCTATCGATGCCAGTCGCTATGACCGCGAAAGCCTTGCGACCCTGATGGCCGATACGCGGCAGAGCATGGAGGTCCTGCTGCAGGGCGCCGAAGCTCCGCCGTTAGCGCCGCTCGAAGTGCCGGTGGTGGTCGAAAACTGTGCGCGGTAG
- a CDS encoding YcgL domain-containing protein codes for MKRICSIYKSPRKNEMYLYVLKAEALTRVPEGLLAVFGPPAHAFDLVLSPERQLAREDIATVLENLEKQGYHLQMPPPEEDYIQHLPDELLCRNDPV; via the coding sequence GTGAAACGCATCTGTTCCATCTACAAGAGCCCGCGCAAGAACGAGATGTACCTCTACGTACTCAAGGCCGAGGCCCTGACCCGCGTGCCCGAGGGCCTGCTCGCTGTGTTCGGCCCACCTGCGCATGCCTTCGACCTGGTGCTCAGCCCGGAGCGCCAGTTGGCACGGGAAGACATCGCCACGGTGCTGGAAAATCTCGAGAAGCAGGGTTATCACCTGCAGATGCCGCCGCCAGAAGAAGACTACATTCAGCACCTGCCTGACGAATTGCTGTGCCGTAACGATCCGGTGTGA
- a CDS encoding spermidine synthase — MKRFVLLDTAPIPGTNGALNLFEYGEDFVIKIAGGDGGQLMNTRMHGSEDALAAIPCKQIAGRPQARVLIGGLGMGFTLASALQHLGADAEVAVAELVPGVVEWNRGPLGAKAGYPLNDPRALIIQEDVAKVLQAAAQRYDAIMLDVDNGPEGLTQKGNDWLYSMDGLRQCAKALRPKGMLAVWSSSADHAFSEKVRKAGFRGEAVQVYAHGNRGTRHTIWIAQKV; from the coding sequence ATGAAACGTTTTGTCCTGCTCGACACCGCTCCGATCCCGGGTACGAATGGTGCGTTGAACCTGTTCGAATATGGGGAAGATTTCGTCATCAAGATCGCCGGTGGTGATGGCGGGCAACTGATGAATACGCGCATGCACGGCTCGGAAGATGCCCTGGCGGCGATTCCCTGCAAGCAGATCGCCGGTCGTCCACAGGCGCGGGTGCTGATCGGTGGTCTGGGCATGGGCTTCACCCTGGCCTCGGCACTCCAACACCTGGGCGCGGATGCCGAGGTGGCGGTGGCCGAGTTGGTGCCAGGGGTGGTCGAGTGGAACCGCGGCCCGTTGGGGGCGAAAGCCGGTTACCCCTTGAACGACCCGCGTGCACTGATCATTCAGGAAGACGTCGCCAAGGTGCTGCAAGCAGCCGCGCAGCGTTACGACGCGATCATGCTGGACGTCGACAATGGCCCCGAAGGCCTGACTCAGAAGGGCAATGACTGGCTGTACAGCATGGACGGCCTGCGCCAATGCGCCAAAGCGCTGAGGCCCAAGGGCATGTTGGCGGTGTGGTCGTCCAGCGCCGACCACGCGTTTTCCGAGAAAGTGCGCAAGGCAGGTTTCAGGGGCGAGGCGGTGCAGGTGTATGCCCACGGTAATCGGGGCACGCGGCACACCATCTGGATTGCCCAGAAGGTCTGA
- a CDS encoding D-2-hydroxyacid dehydrogenase: MRLLIAESDHALYAERIRSACPDLQLVASTQPEQLRALAGGCDLWLGPPDLLAPLLREGLRPQWLQSTWAGITPLLAAGLPRDYRLSRAVGIFGQVMAEYVLGHMLAHERRLFARLAAQVEQRWDHSLPRSLRGRRVLVVGCGDIGQSVATFLQPFGVQLRGVASQAREQAPFAEVAAMEALPRLVVWADYVVNLLPDTPTTRDLYDADLLAHFREEAVLINAGRGVAVVDADLLAALERNQLAAAVIDVCREEPLPPGHPFWTAPRLLLTGHSSAPTDPTLMGELFIDNLTRWQAGEPLRGEVDFVRGY, translated from the coding sequence ATGCGTTTGCTGATTGCCGAAAGCGACCACGCCCTCTATGCCGAGCGCATTCGTAGCGCCTGTCCTGACTTGCAGCTGGTAGCCAGCACGCAGCCCGAACAGCTGCGTGCGCTAGCTGGCGGATGTGACCTGTGGCTGGGGCCGCCTGACCTGCTCGCGCCCTTGCTGCGCGAAGGGTTGCGTCCACAGTGGCTGCAGTCGACCTGGGCGGGGATCACGCCGTTGCTGGCGGCCGGCCTGCCGCGAGATTATCGCCTGAGTCGCGCCGTTGGCATCTTTGGCCAGGTGATGGCCGAATACGTGCTCGGCCATATGCTGGCCCATGAGCGGCGACTGTTCGCGCGGCTGGCAGCGCAGGTCGAGCAGCGCTGGGATCACAGCCTGCCGCGCAGCCTGCGTGGGCGCCGCGTGCTGGTGGTCGGTTGTGGTGATATCGGTCAGTCCGTAGCCACTTTTCTGCAGCCGTTCGGCGTACAGCTGCGTGGTGTGGCCAGTCAGGCACGTGAGCAGGCGCCCTTTGCCGAAGTGGCGGCCATGGAAGCCTTGCCACGGTTGGTCGTCTGGGCCGACTACGTGGTCAACCTGCTGCCGGACACACCGACAACCCGCGATTTGTACGATGCCGATCTATTGGCGCATTTCCGCGAAGAGGCGGTGCTGATCAATGCCGGGCGCGGCGTTGCGGTGGTCGACGCCGATCTGCTCGCGGCGCTCGAGCGCAACCAACTGGCGGCTGCAGTGATCGATGTCTGCCGTGAGGAACCTCTGCCGCCAGGCCACCCGTTCTGGACGGCGCCGCGCCTGCTGCTCACCGGTCACAGCTCGGCGCCTACCGATCCGACGCTGATGGGCGAGCTGTTCATCGATAACCTGACGCGCTGGCAAGCCGGCGAACCACTGCGTGGTGAAGTGGACTTTGTCCGCGGGTACTGA
- the rnd gene encoding ribonuclease D — MANDIHWILDDAGLAEHCAAWQALPFVALDTEFMRVDTFYPIAGLLQVSGGDGAYLIDPLRISDWRPFAALLEAPNVVKVLHSCSEDLEVFLRLSGSLPAPLFDTQLAAGYLNLGFSMGYSRLVQALLDIELPKGETRSDWLQRPLSELQVRYAAEDVLHLVEVYRALMARLAPQKVEWVLEDGAELVANLSREVAPEDAWREAKLAWKLSRQQQAVLRALCAWREREARARNQPRNRVLREHSLWPLARTQPDNLVALARIEDMHPKTVRQDGETLLKLIREAAALPPEQWPEALPEPLPIEASALLKKLRAVGQREGERLDIVPELMLRKKTLEALLKSGFPNGPYQLPDSLRGWRRELMGQALLDCLAAEGESA, encoded by the coding sequence GTGGCTAACGACATTCACTGGATTCTCGACGACGCCGGCCTGGCCGAGCATTGCGCCGCCTGGCAGGCGCTGCCTTTCGTCGCGCTGGACACCGAGTTCATGCGCGTCGACACGTTCTACCCCATCGCCGGGCTGCTGCAGGTCAGCGGCGGCGACGGCGCCTATCTGATCGACCCCTTGCGCATCAGTGACTGGCGGCCTTTCGCTGCGTTGCTCGAAGCGCCGAACGTGGTCAAGGTGCTGCATTCGTGCAGTGAAGACTTGGAGGTCTTCCTGCGCCTGAGCGGCAGCCTGCCGGCGCCGCTGTTCGATACGCAATTGGCCGCGGGTTATCTCAACCTCGGTTTCTCCATGGGCTACTCGCGCCTGGTGCAGGCCCTGCTCGATATCGAGTTGCCCAAGGGCGAAACACGTTCCGACTGGCTGCAGCGGCCGCTGTCCGAGCTGCAGGTGCGCTACGCCGCCGAAGACGTGCTGCATCTGGTCGAAGTGTACCGTGCGCTGATGGCCCGCCTGGCGCCGCAGAAGGTCGAGTGGGTGCTGGAGGACGGTGCCGAACTGGTGGCCAACCTGAGCCGTGAAGTGGCGCCCGAGGATGCCTGGCGCGAGGCCAAGCTGGCCTGGAAACTGTCGCGTCAGCAACAAGCGGTGCTGCGCGCGCTGTGCGCCTGGCGCGAGCGCGAGGCGAGGGCGCGCAATCAGCCGCGTAATCGCGTGCTGCGCGAGCATTCGTTGTGGCCGCTGGCGCGTACCCAACCGGATAACCTGGTGGCGCTGGCGCGTATCGAGGACATGCACCCGAAGACCGTGCGCCAGGATGGCGAAACCCTGCTGAAGCTGATTCGCGAGGCCGCGGCGCTGCCCCCCGAGCAATGGCCCGAGGCCTTGCCCGAGCCGTTGCCGATCGAAGCCTCGGCGCTGCTCAAGAAGCTTCGCGCCGTCGGCCAGCGCGAGGGCGAACGCCTGGATATCGTGCCCGAGCTGATGTTGCGCAAGAAAACCCTGGAGGCCCTGCTGAAAAGCGGCTTTCCCAATGGTCCGTACCAACTGCCTGATTCCCTGCGTGGCTGGCGCCGGGAATTGATGGGCCAGGCTCTTCTGGACTGCCTGGCCGCTGAAGGAGAATCCGCGTGA